The following are from one region of the Onthophagus taurus isolate NC unplaced genomic scaffold, IU_Otau_3.0 ScKx7SY_15, whole genome shotgun sequence genome:
- the LOC111416830 gene encoding V-type proton ATPase catalytic subunit A — protein MSKLAKLSDEDKESTYGYVYAVSGPVVTAEKMSGSAMYELVRVGYHELVGEIIRLEGDMATIQVYEETSGVTVGDPVLRTGKPLSVELGPGILGSIFDGIQRPLKDINDLTQSIYIPKGINVPALSRTINWEFNPLNIKVGAHLTGGDLYGIVHENTLVKHKLILPPRAKGTVVSIAPPGNYTVDDIVLETEFDGERSKYTMLQVWPVRQPRPVSEKLPANHPLLTGQRVLDSLFPCVQGGTTAIPGAFGCGKTVISQSLSKYSNSDVIIYVGCGERGNEMSEVLRDFPELTVEIDGQTESIMKRTALVANTSNMPVAAREASIYTGITLSEYFRDMGYNVSMMADSTSRWAEALREISGRLAEMPADSGYPAYLGARLASFYERAGRVKCLGNPDREGSVSIVGAVSPPGGDFSDPVTSATLGIVQVFWGLDKKLAQRKHFPSINWLISYSKYTRALDDFYDKNFAEFVALRTKVKEILQEEEDLSEIVQLVGKASLAESDKITLEVAKLLKEDFLQQNSYSAYDRFCPFYKTVGMLKNMIGLYDMARHAVESTAQSENKITWNVIRDSMGNILYQLSSMKFKDPVKDGEAKIKADFDQLYEDIQQAFRNLED, from the exons ATGTCCAAATTAGCTAAACTCAGCGATGAGGATAAAGAATCGACGTATGGGTACGTTTACGCCGTCTCCGGCCCTG TCGTTACGGCCGAAAAAATGAGCGGATCTGCTATGTACGAGTTGGTGAGAGTCGGCTACCATGAACTTGTAGGAGAAATTATCCGATTAGAAGGTGATATGGCTACGATTCAAGTTTATGAAGAAACTTCTGGAGTAACCGTTGGTGATCCTGTATTGCGTACTGGAAAGCCGTTGTCTGTAGAGTTAGGTCCGGGTATTTTGGGGTCAATTTTTGATGGTATCCAACGTCCATTGAAAGATATTAATGATTTAACACAGAGTATTTACATTCCTAAGGGTATTAATGTACCCGCTTTGTCACGTACTATTAATTGGGAGTTTAATCCTTTAAATATTAAg GTTGGTGCTCATTTAACTGGTGGAGATTTGTATGGAATCGTTCATGAAAATACTTTGGTTAAGCACAAATTGATTTTGCCTCCTAGGGCTAAAGGTACGGTCGTTTCGATTGCACCACCTGGTAATTATACTGTTGAT GACATCGTCTTAGAAACCGAATTTGACGGAGAACGTTCAAAATACACAATGTTGCAAGTATGGCCAGTACGTCAACCCCGTCCAGTCAGCGAAAAGCTCCCAGCGAATCACCCCTTACTTACCGGACAACGCGTCCTCGACTCCCTCTTCCCATGCGTCCAAGGAGGAACCACCGCGATCCCCGGAGCTTTCGGTTGCGGCAAAACCGTCATTTCCCAATCGTTATCAAAATACTCCAACTCCGATGTTATTATTTACGTCGGTTGCGGAGAACGTGGTAACGAAATGTCTGAAGTATTGCGGGATTTCCCCGAATTAACCGTTGAAATCGACGGACAAACAGAGTCCATTATGAAACGTACCGCTTTGGTTGCTAACACCAGTAACATGCCTGTGGCGGCTCGTGAAGCTTCAATTTACACCGGAATCACATTGAGCGAGTACTTTAGGGATATGGGTTACAACGTTTCGATGATGGCGGATTCAACTTCGCGTTGGGCTGAGGCTTTGAGAGAAATTTCGGGTCGTTTGGCTGAAATGCCTGCGGATTCTGGGTACCCAGCGTATTTAGGTGCTCGATTGGCTTCTTTCTATGAAAGAGCTGGGCGAGTGAAGTGTTTAGGAAATCCGGATCGTGAAGGTTCCGTTTCAATCGTCGGTGCGGTATCACCTCCCGGTGGAGATTTCTCCGATCCTGTTACTTCCGCCACGTTGGGTATCGTACAAGTGTTTTGGGGGTTGGATAAAAAGTTGGCTCAAAGGAAACATTTCCCCTCAATTAATTGGTTGATTTCGTACTCGAAATACACTCGAGCTTTGGACGACTTTTACGATAAGAATTTCGCGGAATTCGTCGCTTTGCGTACGAAAGTTAAAGAAATCCttcaagaagaagaagatttaTCCGAAATCGTACAATTGGTTGGTAAAGCTTCGTTGGCGGAAAGCGATAAAATCACTTTGGAAGTCGCTAAATTATTGAAAGAAGATTTCTTGCAACAAAATTCTTATTCGGCTTACGATCGTTTTTGTCCGTTTTATAAAACCGTTGGGATGTTGAAGAACATGATTGGTTTGTATGATATGGCGAGACATGCCGTTGAATCGACCGCGCAATCCGAGAATAAAATTACTTGGAACGTTATTAGGGACTCGATGGGAAATATCTTGTACCAACTCAGTTCCATGAAGTTCAAAGATCCCGTTAAAGACGGTGAGGCGAAAATCAAGGCGGATTTCGATCAACTTTACGAGGATATTCAACAAGCTTTTAGGAACCTTGAggattag
- the LOC139432327 gene encoding uncharacterized protein: MPARLNYTNEDYLNLFIIYGECNKVLTRTCDTFAARYPQKRKPSPNTLKQIIYNFKTHGSVKGKVLKKKPIVDNENVEIAVLGYFNAYPTISLRQVSKESGLSKSSIHRILKKHKYHPYSISIVQHLKDTDFARRVNFCEFILTEHCGNNQFLDNIIWSDEAKFTKNGLFNRHNSHYWSDSNPHKFTTSNFQGSWQFNVYCAIRNDRVVALHFYEENLNGERYLNILRNFDTNYLENLPLVELTQFFYQHDGAPPHNGYLVSNFLENIFNGQWIANNGPFLWPPRSPDLSVLDYFIWGTIKNQVYSTTLTTQENCMERVRNAFNNLNPDFLRNPSTSHLAMRKMFRSSREKF; the protein is encoded by the exons ATGCCCGCACGTTTAAATTATACTAATGAAGATTATctaaatctatttattatcTATGGGGAATGtaacaaagttttaacaaGAACATGCGATACATTTGCTGCTCGATATCCGCAAAAACGGAAACCATCCCCGAATACcttgaaacaaataatttataacttcaaGACACATGGTTCCGTAAAAGGAAAAGTTCTCAAAAAGAAGCCTATTGTAGATAATGAAAATGTGGAAATCGCTGTTTTAGGATATTTCAATGCATATCCGACAATATCTCTCAGACAAGTTTCAAAAGAATCTGGACTTTCCAAAAGCTCAATCcacagaattttgaaaaaacataAGTATCATCCGTATTCAATTTCCATAGTGCAACATTTAAAAGATACTGACTTCGCAAGAAGAGTGAATTTttgtgaatttattttaactgaaCACTGtggaaataatcaatttttggacAATATTATTTGGTCTGACGAGgcaaaatttaccaaaaatggTTTGTTTAATAGACATAATTCGCATTATTGGAGTGATTCTAATCCTCACAAATTTACGACGAGTAATTTTCAAGGAAGCTGGCAATTCAATGTCTACTGCGCTATAAGAAACGATAGAGTAGTAGCGTTGCATTTTTATGAGGAAAATCTAAATg gcgaaagatatttaaacattttacgaaattttgatactaattatttagaaaatttaccTCTGGTTgaattaacacaatttttttaccaaCACGATGGAGCGCCTCCGCACAACGGCTATTTAGTTAGCAATTTCctcgaaaatatatttaatggcCAATGGATTGCTAATAATGGACCTTTCTTGTGGCCACCTAGATCACCTGAtttgtcggttttagattACTTTATATGGGGTACTATCAAAAATCAAGTTTATAGCACGACATTGACCACTCAGGAAAATTGTATGGAAAGAGTGCGAAATGCGTTCAATAACTTAAATCCAGATTTTTTGAGAAACCCATCAACAAGTCATCTTGCGATgcgaaaaatgtttagaagttcaagggaaaaattttga
- the LOC111416833 gene encoding DNA polymerase interacting tetratricopeptide repeat-containing, protein of 47 kDa, translating to MDNTVKEIKKPMTDEERLELAKKLDKDLDDFINNLPKKKYADGWPEDKWEEEMEKHPFFMKTAPKPGDELHPLYEGLQQLKYDPNENSPTELATSYKDDGNFNFKHKNYRLAILSYTEGIKVKCGDPEIESSLLNNRSAANYYLKNYRSSLRDSELALKIKPDYVKAQIRAANCCFYLNQIEKCFEYCDLILKKNPSSEILKLKKDCMSLKKQLERDSRKKEFENKKKSKQEEALMKEINNRGVKIRNLKELDVNFPGIGFNRVYLNEENSLVWPVIFMYPEYKETDFIANFIETDLFVDHLHVIFENTPDWDLDKKYQINNLNVYYENPQKPSIHKVDVNLTLKEIMQEKMFILKGGSPSFIILVKDSVAEKKFLDNY from the exons aTGGATAACACcgtaaaagaaataaaaaaaccgATGACTGACGAAGAAAGGTTGGAATTAGCAAAGAAATTAGATAAAGATTtggatgattttattaataatctcccaaaaaaaaagtatgcAGATGGTTGGCCCGAAGATAAATGGGAGGAAGAGATGGAAAAGCACCCCTTTTTCATGAAAACCGCCCCAAAACCAGGAGACGAATTACACCCATTATACGAAGGGTTACAACAACTTAAATACGACCCAAACGAGAACTCCCCAACAGAATTAGCCACCTCTTACAAAGATGATggaaattttaactttaaacacAAAAACTACAGACTTGCAATTCTTTCATACACCGAAGGCATAAAAGTAAAATGTGGAGACCCCGAAATAGAATCATCCCTACTTAACAATCGATCCGCGGCGAATTATTAcctaaaaaattatcgatcaagTTTAAGAGACTCAgaattagctttaaaaattaaaccgGATTATGTAAAAGCCCAAATTCGAGCGgcaaattgttgtttttactTAAACCAAATTGAAAAGTGTTTCGAATATTGCgatttaatcttaaaaaagaaCCCCTCCAGtgagattttaaaattaaaaaaagactgtatgagtttaaaaaaacaattagaaagagattcaagaaaaaaagagtttgaaaataaaaagaaatcgaaaCAAGAAGAAGCTTTaatgaaagaaattaataatagaGGAGTTAAAATTAGGAATCTAAAAGAATTAGATGTTAATTTCCCAGGAATAGGTTTTAATCGAGTTTATTTAAACGAAGAAAATAGTCTCGTATGGCctgttatttttatgtatcctGAGTACAAAGAGACGGATTTTATTGCTAATTTTATTGAGACTGATTT gtTCGTAGATCATCTCCATGTCATCTTTGAAAACACTCCAGATTGggatttggataaaaaatatcaaataaacaatttaaatgtgTATTATGAGAACCCACAAAAGCCGAGTATACATAAAGTTGATGTTAATTTAACCTTAAAGGAGATTATGCAGGAAAAAAT gtttaTATTAAAAGGGGGGTCtccttcttttattattttagtgaAAGATAGTGTGGCTGAGAAGAAATTCTtggataattattaa